The Syngnathoides biaculeatus isolate LvHL_M chromosome 16, ASM1980259v1, whole genome shotgun sequence DNA segment tccactggtttgcattaacatgtatacaataggtcatgtaatatgtaccctattttgacaatgtgatgttcaatACTCTCAtctaatagtgttttgaaaagatttttgtcgacaattagaaattttcaGGGGAGCTGCGTGAGCGGTGcaactcacggctgtgtatggaagtattcctccatcttcccgattaactgatactgctatttcttcattagatgaggGTAAATCCAacaaatcagcactgggcagaAATGGTATTCCATTTAATCAAGCCGTTGTTGTggcacggtacacatcacatcAGATCGTGAAAATAGCagcccccctgaaaattcataattgttgataaaaatcttcccaaaacactattagatgagaggatttaacatcacattgtccaaatagagtacatattacatgacctattgcaggggtgcccaaacttttttaccccaagagaTACCGACGacgggggaggggtggggggtgatgctcaacattaaccttaaatatatatgtatatttaaatacagaattagctttttgtgcactgtattgtctgtgcttttatcctggatcaggctgtgccaaggtggaattttaacattacacaccatcagatccagcactttctactttggcttcagaccagacctttcccacttggacaaaagaaaatctcatccaatttaaccactttttcttcgattattcacataatccaaacagtcattgcatcttaaaacagcatttctttttcaactttccccattaatattgaaagtaaacataagcagcatgtataGCTCAtgtttgctctacgttgcccagactgttgctaactaaagcagcgctggtggacgctgtcattataaaacacattgatgggctgcgtaagttcTGTAACATTTGGAATTATGAGTGTTCGTCTGCAAGAGCGCGGGTGTTAAACTCGGAAAAAGTCCGGCGCAGTAGCGATCGTTGTTAGatagttccgtgtgctgcctaaaagaaaccagtggcttttcattttttacagtacatatgtgaattgtgccattggatgtaacaaccagtcacccctcactcattgaatcacattgcaaaaggCCACAatctgaatagctgtatgttatactttcaatttgcagtggatttttaattttgtttttgcgcgcaatgcagaagacctgcgaagagactgcatcagcggtgcacaattgcacacgcgcagtttagagagaacattggctgacgtttatttttttattttttccacgcTGTCCCacgatcaaccaagactgcctcgtgatcgacgcattgaatATTCCTGACCTAttagatacattgttaatgcaaaccagtggatttccccgttaagtacatttttgaaggtatttacaaaaaaaaaatctcactatATTTGAAGAGCTCTGTACTTTGTACACTATACGATAGTAAAAATTCCACCTCACTTTAGCTGCATGTGTTCTTTGATTTTAAAGAGTTAGTGTTGCATCATTTGTAGTTTTAGCGACATGCAGAAGTATTGCAGTATTTTTCTTGtccttcctcatttttcctAACTCCTTTGGACACAGGACGGCTCGTGCATCAGAGGGTCCGGTCTTTACTggtgtgtgcaaatgtttttcccgCTCCAAAGGTCATGGCTTCATCACACCGGCAGATGGGGGAAGTGACATCTTTGTCCACATCTCAGAGTAAGCCGTAAAAACTCCCATTTtggtattcattcattcactccgATTTGATGCAGCTTAAAACACAACTACCAATTTTCTCATCCTAATTGCCTATCCGGCTCGAATTCGGTATTGTGTGTACCCGGCCTGATATTGCACGTCTGATAAATTGTACGAAAACTGTCGTGCGTTTCAGCATTGAGGGTGAGTATGTCCCAGTGGAAGGTGACGAGGTGAGCTACAAGTTGTGCTCCATCCCTCCTAAATTTGAGAAAGTCCAGGCGGTCGAGGTAACCATCACCCACCTTAAGCCAGGAACCAAACACGAGACCTGGACCGGAAATGTCGTCAACAGCTGAATGCTTGAATGCCAGATATTAGTATTAGATGGCTGGTTAATTGCCTGAAGCAtgaaatttgtttaaaattgaattgaatcattatcttttttttattttttaagttctTATTTTGCCCTCTggcaaatggaaaaaacaaaaacctacaGTAGTTGGTGTGACAGGTATATGAATAGAATTATGGTGGACATACTCATTACATAAAAGGCTTACAATATATTTCCAACACATTGacacttgtttaaagttatttgaaaatatgtactgtatttccctTGCAGTTTACCAGCTTTGAAAGCTACATTTAGGTCACAACTGAAATCTTCAGGCTGTTGTTAATTCATGTTGCAATGctgcaattattatttttcttcaaccAGGTCAACACTGTGCCTATTTCTGCCATCAAAACTTCAACTTCTTGTGGCTATTATACATGGCCCATATTTGATCATGCGTGGTTGGATATAGTGAGTCTATTAAAGAATTGTCATCAtatgagtgttttgttttgtctttagtAATTAATTTGAGGTGCACGATTGCGCTTCACCCTACAAAGTCGACTGCCACAAGTGATCTTAAACACaacattcaaatgaaaactTGGAGTGATGCACAATAGAAGGCTACCAGTCATAGCAAAGAGGAAGAGTGTACTGGTAACCTTAGACCGGATGTGAAACGTATTGTCACACGAGAAATGTGTGGTTGCTAAGTACAATATAAGCAATTCAAACAAATGTATCCGTTGAATAGACGATTGCATTAACTGAACACATGCTAACTAGCCCACAGCTGAAAATACAACCTATGACTACCGCTAACAAAATGAACAGTGCCACCAAATGGCACATTTAACTGTGCAAACCTCATAGgttccataaaaaaaatgtctagcAGAAGTCGCTTGAGCTGTAGATCCCGACGAAGCAGCCACAAAGCTCAATTACTGCCATCTCTCCGAGTTAACGtagatatttgacttctaaagatGTCAGTGAAGTAAAGCACCAAAATGGACATACATTTAAACGAAACAGATTCAAACCTGGATCTCAATACTGAGTCAGATGTACTAACCACTGGTCACTGTGCTACCTTATTAGTTCTACAGAGCAGCTAAAAAATCTTGTTACTCTTTGGAAATTGGAACTTCGATATTGACCCATTATGGTTCCATTTCTTCACGTTATTTGCATGTTCACTTTAATAATTGATAGATACAAATCAGTTGTAATTCAAACGTGATCAGTTTGTGCTGCGCTGCCATGACAGCAAGCAAAATTTTGTCACTGTCAAGTTGTCAAGGTGACACGTCACTTAGTTGTTTTATGCGGGTGTCCCCATAGGGAGCTGCATTGTTTACCTTTGTATACTTCGTGCCACCAGAGGTCGCCAAATATCCCAAATAAGCAGGTAAATCGACGGGTCGCGTAGAGATTTATTCCAGtagtttcttgaaaaaaaagtgttctatTCGAACACTAAATTGCATACTTTATCAAAGTCCTGAATTTTGTTCCAGACCATTTCCACCGAGAAAATAATATTCATTTGGAAGGCACCGCTAGAGAATTAGAGGAAAGAGGACGAAATAGGGGCGAGTGAAAAAGAAGGCAAGACAGTGAAGTCAAGATGGAAGGTGGCGGCGTTGATGATGACGAGAAGGGCGAGGAGAGTGGGATGGAGGTAAACAGATGATGGgagggggaggaagaggaggagcacTCGGCAGGCGAACACTCGCTCGGTTTAGACGGCAGGAGgactcagcagcagcagcagcagcaacaccaGAAGCACCAGACAATGGCCTCCTCTCGACCAAACACAAGCGGATATTAAGGTAAGGCTGAGCGGCCGAGGCCTGTGCGGCGAGTTCGCTCGTGACGGGGTTTCTGGGTTGTGTCGTTTGCGGCTGTCGGCGGCGAGGTTTTAGGGAGGAAGGAAGCGAGCGACGCGGGCTTTGCAGGAGACGAGACACCCAGCGGGGCCTGGCTCTCCTAAGCCCGCCCCCGGCTCCCAAAGCTGTGCCGGTCACACGTCACTGCACGGCCGCTGCTCGGGAGACAGTGCGTGGATGCATGTGGAAGACCTCTTTTGTTCCTCTCCATAtcactcaaaaagaaaaaaaaaaaaaaagatacgaaATCCTTGATTTCCTCCTGACTGTGGCGGGGTTCAACAATAAATGCTGCAGAGACGCATTTTGATGGCTCCGTGCCACTATTAAAATGTGTATTGCTGCAATATTGGGTGTTATTTGAAGACGCTCACTGTCGTCTGCCGCTTTCCACAAGACCATCGGGCCCGGGAGCTTCCTCCACTTTTGCAGATTGTGAATAGATGGAGGCATTGTGTTGCCATAATGTGTCCTCTGTTCAACGCTGTGTGTGCTCGCAGTCATGATCATGCCTGCACAGgcagcatattaaaaaaaaaaaaatactgctgcaAGGAGCATCTGCTGCTGCACCGCAGGCTACCTCACATTGTTATTGAAGGCGTTTGCTTTCGTCACTTTACAGTGTCTTGGGTAGGCGGACAGTCACCTATTACAACACTCAGCCTTAATTATACGTCAACATTTGGGTCTGAAAGACAGGCAGACGtcactggaggtggcagaagtaGATACTTGGCTTGTTGATGCGACGTTCAGCTTCTCCCATCAGGTAAAGGAAGTACTGAAGCTCTTGCACTTACTGAAAGTAAGAGGGTGAAAAAAGGCCAGACTCAAAGGTTACAATGATTTTTACTCTCAAATATACACAATATCTGTTACTGCACCCAAAATATTTTACCCATTTTATTAAGTTGTATATAGAAAATACAAGGCTCATTAGAGGTCTTGACTGTGATCAAAATTCTTCCAGGATAATTAGGACAGAACTGACCAAAGAAAGACCAAGAGAagacgattaaaaaaaaccccaggtCATTATaacgaaaaaaatattgttcaacATGTACTTTGTCAGATAAGACACATTTTGAATGCCGAAGGTTGTGGTTTTTAAGACAGgtgtaaaagaaaatacattcacCAAAGATCATTGTTGCTTAccaatatagaaaaaaaatcatacaaataaGGCCATGGGTATGGAACAAAGGACTTTTCCAAATAAATCTGTTGCTCCATTGTTGTTGATGCGATCTGCTTCACATTCCTCCATGCTGCTGCTATCCCTTTATTACAGTGTCGCTGAGGttgaaagtaaaaagtaaaagcaaagtTATCAGACAAATACAAAGTCAAATAAAGTACAGATAGATGAAGAAATCTATTTAATCATTGTCACGTCCCACTAAGAGGTGGCAACTGGACAACTGTTTCgagtgtctgcctcactgttctgagttTTCATGTTCAAATCTGCCCTTCCCTGCgttgtgttctccctgtgcctgtgtgggttttttccgggcactttgaggtttcctcacacatcccaaaaacatgcaacattaattgtacactctaaattgcccctaggtgtgattgtgagtccaatcggttgtttgtttctacgtgccctgcgataggctgccgaccagttcaaggtgtacccgtGCCCGAAAATAGCgggtcagataatggatggatctcCCActaggcacaaaaaaaaagtgtgaattaACTGGTAGCAGAATGAAGCTCCTCATTATAGAATTTTTATTAACTGTAAAGGTGATGTTTAAATTAAGCCGAGCATTCTTAAATGTCATACTAATAATGTTAAACCATAACAGTTAAACTGTAACTACTATATAATAAAACTTTAAATTTAAGCACTAGTAAGCAACATGGAAACTCAGTGGCTAGCATGTctccctcacatttctgaggtccgtGTTTGAATCCCGGCTTTGGCCCTCCTCTGCGGCATTTGCACTCCCAGTGCTTGTGTTGGTTTtggtaacaccccccccccacacccccacaccccaaaaaattgtgtaaatatgattattCCCCTATACCCTGTGATTGATTGGCAACCGATCTGGGTTATATgccacctcttgctcaaagTTCCCAAGGATAGACTCGAGCTCCCCTGCTACCTTAATAAGGGCAAGCGctattgaaaatggatagataagcAAAACTAGCCACTCTCTGAAGATGAACACACTCAAAAAAATGTAGTGGTTCTCAAGCTTATGTGGTCATCCTCATGCTATTCATTCAGTATTTTTCTGGATGTAATTTGATATTGCCTCACGAGGGTTATAGTTGATATAGTCTATTACGAAGTAGAAGAGAGCATGTCTACCATTGTCGATTCAAGGCAACCTAAACATCATCAGGTAACTGAATGTAGCCTATATCAACttgttagttttacctccaatGGTAGTCAAGGATAGACACAACTGAGAGTGGACTTTCCATCGCTTTATAAACATGTAATAAGCAATAGCCACAACTGCCCTAACCGGCGGACAGGGACACAACGCACAGACTGGCTAACCTGAGTTGACAACAGCCAAATGCACTCTTATTTGCTAAAACACACATCACTCATCATGGTCAGGCCTCTggcacacacattcaaagtcgCTGATGTTACACCATTGAATGTGAGGATAGTGACACACAAGTGGCTAAAAATGCTACTTGCAACTCACGTGCATATTTTCCACCTGATCGGAATAGCTCACAACACAGTTGACCAGAGATCTTCAGTCGGCTTGATTTTGAATCGAAATGAGAAACAAGTCTCTAAGCTGTTCAGTGGCTGGTTTGCTGAAGACGAGCTCTTCACCTGTCAGTCAACTATACGTTGACGTTTGCTGTAGTCAACTTGTGGCTAAATCACATTTGCAACAAAGGTTATGTTGAAGAAACAATTTACGTTCCCGTGTTTGTGTGAATTAGGACTAATACACATCACATCTTGCTAGCTCGTTAGCTTGCGAGCGAGGTTGTTAGCTCACGGCCAGGCAAGTGAACGCAACAGATAATTTTTCTTTAATTCTCTCTGTAGTGTGATTCTGTGGGCTTGCAGATGGAGCAAGGCTGTGGGGTATTGGACAGAGCCAACACCAGCAACAATTTTCCCACCCGCCGGCGTTCCATGAGGCCACTCACCCAATTGTTTTGCTATTACCTCAATAATGGAATAATAGACTAATTGATTATAAAAATTTGATAGCTGCAGCCATAGTTCCATCACAGTTTTGGGAGGCTCGTTAGGCTTTAAAATATGTCTAAATAATCAACAAAAAACACTCGCTACTTCGCAGATTTCACctgttgcaggtttttgtcTGGAACAATGCTAAACGAGGGATGATTGCACATGTACAATGCACGACTAAAGTTTTACTTTTGAGGTGTAGGTATTTTTCCAGAGGGTATTTAGTTGAACACCAAATCCAAATTTTCCAACTAAAAGTGTGTTCaactggatttctttttttttttttttttttttttttgggtgggggtgcaGAGGAATGCAGTTTTCTTGTtttgagtgtgtttgtgagcCCTGTGGGGCCTAGTATTCAGTCACAATAGATTCAAAGATAGAGAAGTGGACCAGGCTGTTCAGCACTGACACATTTCTGTACCAAATTGTGcaataaaaatggatttcaatGAATCACTTGTTCTTATTTTGATCCTTATGAGAGCAAGTCAGTTCACCACATGCATGAACTGAAGAGCACAGTGTTCATGCAGCTTTCCTAGTGTCTTCATTTTCACCAGATGACAAAAAGTGACCCCAAAGTCTTCCCCAGATGACAGAAAGTGACCTCAAAAGAAGTTTGAGTAGCAGTAGCTATCGAGTAGTTGTTCTTGGACAGATGAATGATGCAGAAAATGAAGTCTTGGCTGACACCggctcttttgtgtgtgtgttcacgtTAGCCCACTAAAGTTCACATGATCTCTATGTGAGAAGCCACTCGTTTGTCAAGGCAAGATCACAAGATGTGCTTTTGTTGTAACGTGCGTGAATATTTTTAGCCTGTCAGTTGTAAGCGTTGCCAGTGACGACCGTGTCATGCTGCGTGTTTTCAGCACTTCCTTGTTATTGTATCAGAACACTTTAAAAGTGAACCATTCTTTCCCTTATCTAATAAATATAGAACGATTCTTTCTGCAAACAATGCCCCACGATTCTTCACTTTGACCTTGGCCACCTTTGACTACAGTCaagtggcatattttaatgactctGCACtaagatgtcaaactcaaggcccgggggcccacATGTGGCTGTCcatattattttatgtggctcgcGAAAGCAAAGCATGTGTGTCCACTACCATGATTCTTGTTtgaatctgttccaaaatttccaattgttatagtgctggagcctatgctagctaggtgaggtacaccctgaactggttgccagccaattgcattgcacatagaaacaaacatgaCACTGGACAATCCCATCAAATCAGGCTATGTTCCACAACGCCAAATAACTGGTTGCAAAGTggacctttatttttttaaccataggTTGTTCTGACAGAATAACCGGGACCCGGGAACTCAAACTGGATAGAAAAATCATAATGTCTCCTTTAAAGGGAATGTTCTCCAGATGTAGAAAATGACTCAGTCAGTTCTGTAAATAAAAAGATAATTACTACTGTGGGAGAAACATATGGTCCAGTGTTTTTATCTCACTTGTGACCAAAGTATGttccattatatatatatatatatatatattcaatcaCTGGATTTTAATCATTTAGGCTTTTGTTGTGGCAATGCCTGTCAATCCTATTGGAAAATATCCCTTGATTGTGTTTTGATCTTTTCAACCCTCAATTTAGGTTAAAGGTTTGTCTCCATATGGATTTTATATATGTTAACCAACTgcagaggtttaaaaaaaactcatttctgCAGTTGGAATGAATGAAGTCTGCTGCTGATCATAGTTGGTTCTGAACCATACATCCAATTTATTATTGTGACTATGTATGTCATGAGTAATTTCATATTCATTCATCCTGAATGACTTCCCAAGAGACTTTTACACTACAGTGGGGGTCAAATCCATGGCTGGGTGACCAATTGAGGTCAATATTTGTGGCTCCCAACTTGAGATCTAAGTTTAATGTCAGTTAATGGCCTGCAAGCATTTTCCTGAGTCattgcccgtttttttttttttttttttattacttataAGTTAACATAGCTCAAGCCCATAACAGCTTTGGCAGTGTTTGTCAACAAGGTAGCCAACGTGAATTAGCAACTTTAGTCATGTGGTATAAACGTCCTGACAGCCAGTTCCAGTCATGTCTTTCTCCAAAACATGTCGTTAATAGAAAGGTTGGCAATTacacagccaattgcaggataAGTAGGAGGCGGAATGTTTTTTATTGGGCACAGGAGCACCCTAACGTCTCACATGCACAGAGAAAGATGCACTGCTCGAGAAATACTGCATTACATGTCATTACTCAAGTAGACAGACTGGGAAGTATGCAAAATAGCAGGAAGACCAGGGCACCAATCTTGTTCTTAACTGAAAGATTGAGAGGATTGTATtacttgtatttaaatattgaagACCACTTTAAATACTTGAAAGCCTTTTTTGTGGAATACTTGATCCGGCCCAGACTCTTATCTTCAGCGGCCCTCGGATTAGTTGGGTTTGAGACGCTTGCTGCTATAAATTCTAATGGCAAAGCAGCAAGCAGGTGGTTCACGCTGTGCTCACACACCGACAGCTCAAacacagacaaaataaataaataatctgaTCAGTAGTAAATTAAACTGAACAAGATCAAAATTCCACAGATGGCACTGAAGTAATAATTTTGTGCTTTGGCTTGAGCGCGAATACAGAAAACAgtgaagttttcttttttgcaaataCTTTATTGAAGGATAGGTTATCAAATAATtcaaaaagtattaaaaatcACAAATCCAGAACCACAAACAGCGGTTGACCACAATGAGTTCTGTGACACTGGTGAAACTTTAGccagcttgaaaaaaaatcccctttgaAAGCACTTACATTTGTATTAATTCTAATCATATTATGTTAACATTAACTGTCACACAAGTATAAAATGAATGCAGTCGGTTATgtaatgtcaacattaaaacaactTATAGCTATACTGTACTTTTGTATCACAATTGACGAGCATCTACCAGGGACAACAGCGGTGACAATagcaaaagcaaaatattattttcatataACAAGGAAATATATCAAGAGAAAAGCAATACTGTAGACCACTCCCTGCGGTATGATACTCAACATGCGCATCATCTTTGTCCTCTGTGAAACTTGTTTCAGCCATAAAACTGTGTCAACGATAGCTGTTCACTCATTGATTGACGTGATGGGAACAAGAAATGATGTGCCAGATGTTTAAACGCTTGTCTGACATCTGCTTTTTAAGATAGCAAAAATAAGTTATTACCACTTACATTACATGTAACATGTGCTTTCAGTGTGGTTTGTCGGCCTGCTTTAAAATGATCAAACCTGATGATGCCCAAGAGGGATTGATGCAATTTAGAGCACGTCTGAATATATAAACAATTACTTGTCCTCCTCTTCAACACTGTTTTGTTGCTGGAACATTCAGTAATCACAGTGGGTGGCATTTGCACCAAGTGGGAGAATGTGTTAGCCTGTTTAGCTTGTCCTCACAGGCCAAATTTTATGCTTTCCCAGTTGATTGTTTCATTACAATTCTTATTTTATCTTCCATAGAAACATTTGTGATGTTGCTCAGAAAACCGAGCTTACTTTGTTTGCTCGCTTCATTGAATAAACTATAGTTGTGTTGTTATATATGGTGACAGtgaaagcacaggtgtcaaactcaaggcccggaggCCAGATCAGGTCCGCCGCATCATTTAATCCAGCCCGCGAAAGGAAATCAAGTGTGTGAACGTCATGTCAAAGATGCAAATTTTCTTGCCTTTTAATAAAAAGATATTGCTAGCAATTTTATGTGATCAATcccatttttcaaataaattggtTAACTGTAGAAATAGCAATGTTTTACTggcttctgattttaaaacGACTTTTGTTCATCAATTTATAGTTATGTGTGATAATATGAGGCCATcttgtatttacagtatatgggtTCACAGTACAATGTGGTCcttgaaaaaaattagtttgacaccgctgAGTTAAAGTATGTTTACAATTTTGCCTATAAAccacaattaattaaaaaatatatcaaaatgtGTCTGAAGTGTCGCTATTAATAATGTTTATTTAAGAGCTGCCattttggaattatggccaTTTAATGGTGGTTACTTAATTCAGGGACTGAACAGTAATGGGACAATTTACATAACTGTACATAAACCATAACCATAAACACATAATGTGTTTACAGCTGGAGACCACAAGCGTCCAATAAAGCTGACTACCACATGCCTGCTAACCACATATccaatttaaattgaaaaatttgATTTTCTGCTATAGAGATCTTCTGCATTTACACAGTAAATATCTAATAGATTTCATTCTGGATTCAATGGAAATACGGTAAAATACATGTCACATAAGCAAAATCTGCTCTGAAATGAGATATATTGACTATGGATGCCTACCGGATCAAGGCAGTTACTCCTTCCCTGCAttcaaaatgtcttcaaaaGTGTGACGACATTTGAATTGATTGTTTCAAAATCAATCCACAGCATTTTTCTCACATAATTTGTCACCAAAATTTCACCCAACGTTGTTTTCTTACTTCCCCCTATTTTAAACAATCCTTTTAATCAAGGATTTTGCttggtttgatgtttttatgacaTCATCAATGATTCAATTTAGagagatgatttatttttttaaatgtccatgATTTTCTTGGCGTCACCAAGATTTAAAGGAATAACATTTGACAGTGATTTGTATTTGAATATATAACTATAAAtaattgaaacatttaaaaagttattttaatttatttttcatcggTGGTTTTGTCACAAAACTGTAATGGGACCAACTATCCTTGGAAGAACTCCCTAACATACCAACCAAGGTCATTTTGTGCCTGTGCTTGATCGTTTTAAAACAATCATATCATGAAATGAAGATTAAGACTGTTGTTATTTGAAGTTTCTCTTCTTTTCTCATCTCACAGCTCATGTTCTCCAGACATGCTGCCATCCTCATCTCCATTAACCTGCTGTTCACCGGGGGCCATTTGAGTTATCAAACATGATGAAGACAGAACCTGCGTCAGCCACGACGGACAATGGCGCCTCCACTGGGAACAGCGGGGGAAGCGGGAGTGCCAACATGCGGAGCGCTTCGCCGCACCGAAACGCCTACGAGGCAGGTctggcggcactgaagaaagccACTGATCACCTTAACGGAGGCTACGACCCCACCTCAAAGCCGGCCCCCCTACCCAGGCCGAATGGGAGGGGTCGTAGATATGGATCAAACGTTCACCGCATCAAGAATATGTTCATGCAGATGCAGTCACCGGGTGATGAGGAGGATGGTGCCAAAGTGATTGGTAAATAGCAACATTAGTGTTCTCCAATTTACCACAACGATGAAACGATCTTCTTGTTCACGCGCAAACTCCAGAACAAGCTTCATTGTTAGCCACCCTCTCATTGGCAGGAAACGATCAGGCAGTCAAACTGTCCCTTCCGAGGGCGTCAAGCCTCAACGAGAACGTCGACCACAGTGCCCTGCTCAAGCTAGGAGGCACAGTTTCAGAGAGGGTAAATCGTTTCGACACCAAAACTGATGGAGAAGCTGCCAGCTCCTCTGGCTTGTCGAAGCTCCAGGAAACCAGGAGGATGTTTGAACAACGGACGTTACAGGtcagaaatgacctcatttgaTATGCTGTTTATCTTGGGCCGCTGGTGTGACTGTGGATCGGTGGTAATCAACACACCATTAATCACCTGTTTGCTACAGGAGATTAAACTGATTTCACGATTtggatacaaatattttgtacaggtGCGGGGGTTGTTAGTGGTTTACACAGCAGCTGGCGTGAGATAATTTCCCACTTGATTCACTCGTGACGACAACAATCTGATTCATTggagaccagtccagggtgtagtcttcAGGCCCTGCCATGCCCCTCAACACGATTACGGGAATATACTAATACAATACGAAGTACAAAGAATACTtggaaaattgtgaaaaatgaagcTGTTGTTTCTGCGTGTCCGCTGAatatgctagctagctagctggacCCTGTATTGTAGAAAAAGGCCAAGAAGTTTATAACTCACAGTTGCGTTGAAAGCCACAAATGCACTAAAGTGACTGACTTTGGAAGGACCGACTCACTCCGGACCCCAAAGTGAATCGGTCAGTGCCATTTTAGCTGTGGCCAAAAAGTAAGGAAAAGTGATGGTGAAAAAGAGTTCAATCAGCAGTGAACACAATTCTGTACAGCATAGCTCTGTCTCTTGCAGATGTACATTTGGTAAACGAAGCACTCTCTTTTTagttgagtttgatttcattttcgAGTTCCAGCTGTTAAAGAACATGCTATGTTAATTGACAATGACGGtccaaatgtgagtgtgaagaaTTGTCTGCCCATGTGTTAgccttgtgactgactggtcCATGGTgtagtgtaccctgcctcttaccCTACTTCAGCATTTGCTTCCCTGAAC contains these protein-coding regions:
- the carhsp1 gene encoding calcium-regulated heat-stable protein 1, which gives rise to MSSQARPMTPPLNSGGSQTTVSKESLRPPVCKHRDRSPSPVRAFNIPSPMPTRRNRTCSATARASEGPVFTGVCKCFSRSKGHGFITPADGGSDIFVHISDIEGEYVPVEGDEVSYKLCSIPPKFEKVQAVEVTITHLKPGTKHETWTGNVVNS